One Candidatus Methylacidiphilales bacterium DNA segment encodes these proteins:
- a CDS encoding acylphosphatase, producing MSSEKIQARVIYKGRVQGVGFRASATKIACGYEVTGWVRNREDGTVELLAEGTAEEVHAFLSAIETSHLKSFIRESNVQWHPPENIFHSFRIVP from the coding sequence ATGTCGTCGGAAAAGATCCAGGCTCGGGTGATTTATAAAGGCCGGGTGCAAGGTGTTGGATTCCGTGCATCTGCCACCAAAATCGCCTGTGGATATGAAGTGACGGGGTGGGTTCGCAATCGAGAAGACGGCACGGTTGAGTTATTAGCAGAGGGCACTGCTGAAGAAGTGCATGCGTTCCTATCGGCAATCGAGACAAGCCATTTGAAATCATTTATTCGAGAATCCAATGTTCAATGGCATCCGCCAGAAAATATCTTTCACAGCTTTCGTATTGTGCCCTGA
- the dusB gene encoding tRNA dihydrouridine synthase DusB, producing MLREVQNKIPTLKIGGHLLSSPLVLSPLAGYTNLPFRILIREIGGVGLCTTDLVNARSLIERNPKALRLIRSCEKDRPLAIQLFGSVAHEMAEAARICEDAGAFSVDINMGCPVRKVCQVGGGSAMMREHQHTAKIVREMIRAVKIPVTAKMRLGWDEDNITAPDLARVLRDEGIAAITVHGRTRSQGFGGKVNLSGIRQVVEAVPEIPVIGNGDVTTPLLAEKMWQATGCAGIGIGRGAFYNPWIFLDTLHYIKSGELRPEVSFEERVRVMRRHLDLMVEVFGEELGCKMFRKIGPWYARRFGPCSVFNKAIVQLHSRRHFEEILGEYIAWRSQFLDENGELLPRYKPAEFEDTLVEDNADSTDKTEVASQNLANAGRRTIPVPKGPVEVW from the coding sequence ATGCTGCGTGAAGTGCAAAACAAAATCCCAACATTGAAAATAGGAGGCCATCTCTTGTCCTCACCGTTGGTTTTATCGCCTCTTGCGGGTTACACGAATTTGCCCTTTCGCATCTTGATCCGAGAAATCGGTGGAGTCGGATTGTGCACAACTGACCTCGTGAACGCGCGATCGTTGATTGAACGAAATCCCAAAGCTCTGCGATTGATCCGGAGTTGTGAAAAGGATCGTCCTTTGGCGATCCAGTTATTCGGATCGGTAGCTCATGAAATGGCGGAGGCAGCACGGATTTGTGAGGATGCCGGAGCGTTTAGTGTTGACATCAACATGGGATGTCCCGTCCGCAAAGTCTGCCAAGTCGGCGGAGGTTCTGCCATGATGCGGGAACATCAACACACTGCGAAAATAGTCCGCGAAATGATTCGTGCGGTCAAAATCCCCGTCACGGCAAAGATGCGTCTCGGATGGGATGAGGATAATATCACAGCTCCCGACCTTGCTCGTGTCTTACGTGATGAAGGGATCGCAGCCATCACCGTCCATGGTCGCACTCGTTCACAAGGGTTCGGCGGAAAAGTGAACCTTTCAGGCATCCGGCAAGTGGTTGAAGCGGTGCCGGAGATACCTGTGATCGGAAACGGCGATGTGACGACCCCCCTCTTGGCAGAAAAAATGTGGCAAGCGACGGGTTGCGCTGGAATCGGTATCGGCCGGGGAGCCTTTTACAACCCTTGGATTTTTCTCGATACGTTGCATTACATTAAATCCGGTGAACTTCGGCCTGAGGTGAGCTTCGAAGAGCGAGTGCGTGTGATGAGGCGTCATTTAGATCTGATGGTAGAAGTTTTCGGGGAGGAATTAGGATGCAAAATGTTTCGAAAGATTGGGCCTTGGTATGCGCGTCGATTTGGCCCTTGTTCTGTATTTAATAAAGCAATAGTGCAGCTCCATTCTCGGCGGCATTTTGAAGAGATACTTGGCGAATATATTGCTTGGCGTTCTCAATTTCTGGATGAAAACGGCGAGTTGTTGCCTCGCTACAAGCCTGCCGAATTTGAAGATACGTTGGTTGAGGATAATGCCGATTCTACTGATAAAACAGAGGTAGCCTCTCAAAACTTGGCTAATGCAGGAAGAAGGACAATCCCCGTTCCAAAAGGACCTGTTGAAGTTTGGTAA
- a CDS encoding ABC transporter substrate-binding protein — protein sequence MPMTSRHALAVLAWLSALFLGCRPMSIPPLQRPNYPPPEEYLKSPFATGKPGGHYIQVMMSEPNTFNPLISEDAASSAAMAPLQGTLLRYNPIIEDVEPGLAKAWTISPCQKRFTFHLRRGVRWSDGAPFTADDVVFTFQALYDPRYPNRKSTEFKINGEPFIIEKHDDYTLTIITPDIFAPFLLYVGAGLEILPKHKLEAAYQDGTLLKTWTVATAQEHPEELVSLGMFRLASYRPGERMIYEANPHFWMLDEEGTRLPYIDRMIVRFVKDATAAAVAFATGQTDSAGITPDNIEWIRKNEKVHQYTIYDRGPSTASSFIWFNQNPGTNAEGRPFVDPIKRRWFADQRFRQAISYGINRQGIVEGVLFGRGAPLWGPESPSNRKWYNPNVRQYPYDPARSRELLKEAGFTWNSAGELVDSAGHRVAFTLITNQENPIRQAMATVFKENMRHLGIDVRLQFMDFGSLVNKISETYDYEAGLLGFTGGGDPHGGMSIYHSSGRLHQWHPNQKSPATDWEKRIDWLMEAQLKTLDQAQRKAYYDEVQLIMSEQLPFIYLVTPNTYFGIKNRWANVQLPPSTGSPEWNLEAFYLTP from the coding sequence ATGCCAATGACCAGCAGACATGCCCTAGCAGTGCTTGCCTGGCTATCGGCGCTATTTTTAGGCTGCCGCCCAATGAGCATCCCTCCTCTACAACGGCCGAACTACCCGCCTCCGGAGGAATATCTTAAAAGTCCTTTTGCGACCGGCAAGCCAGGAGGACATTACATTCAAGTAATGATGAGCGAGCCGAACACATTTAACCCGCTCATCAGTGAAGACGCCGCTTCAAGCGCCGCAATGGCGCCGCTGCAAGGAACGTTACTACGTTACAATCCAATCATAGAGGATGTCGAACCGGGACTCGCGAAGGCATGGACGATTAGCCCTTGTCAAAAACGTTTTACATTTCATCTTCGCCGAGGCGTCCGCTGGAGCGATGGTGCTCCGTTTACTGCTGATGACGTGGTCTTCACCTTCCAAGCTCTTTACGATCCGCGTTATCCCAATCGCAAATCCACAGAATTTAAGATTAACGGTGAACCCTTCATTATCGAGAAACACGATGATTATACGCTCACCATTATCACACCTGATATATTCGCTCCATTTTTGCTCTACGTGGGAGCGGGTCTAGAAATCTTGCCCAAACACAAACTCGAAGCCGCTTACCAAGACGGCACGCTTCTGAAGACATGGACAGTCGCCACCGCCCAAGAGCATCCGGAAGAGCTCGTCAGCCTCGGGATGTTTCGCCTCGCTTCATATCGTCCCGGTGAACGCATGATTTATGAGGCCAATCCTCATTTCTGGATGCTAGATGAAGAAGGCACTCGCCTCCCTTACATAGACCGCATGATCGTGCGCTTCGTCAAGGATGCTACGGCGGCAGCTGTAGCGTTTGCAACAGGACAGACCGACTCCGCAGGCATTACCCCGGACAACATCGAATGGATACGAAAAAATGAAAAGGTGCACCAATACACCATTTACGACCGCGGTCCTTCGACTGCAAGCAGCTTCATTTGGTTTAATCAAAACCCTGGCACCAATGCGGAAGGACGACCGTTTGTCGATCCCATAAAACGCAGATGGTTTGCTGACCAACGTTTCCGTCAAGCCATTTCATACGGGATCAACCGCCAAGGCATCGTCGAAGGCGTGCTCTTCGGTCGAGGGGCGCCACTTTGGGGGCCTGAGAGTCCTAGCAACCGAAAATGGTATAACCCCAACGTCCGTCAATACCCCTACGATCCTGCCCGCTCACGGGAATTACTGAAAGAAGCCGGTTTCACGTGGAATAGTGCAGGCGAGCTTGTTGACTCAGCCGGCCATCGTGTGGCTTTTACATTGATCACAAATCAAGAAAATCCGATACGCCAAGCGATGGCTACCGTCTTTAAAGAAAACATGCGCCATCTCGGCATAGATGTCCGCCTTCAATTCATGGACTTTGGGAGTCTCGTCAATAAAATCTCAGAGACTTACGATTATGAGGCAGGCCTTCTAGGCTTTACAGGTGGTGGCGATCCGCACGGCGGCATGTCTATCTATCACAGCTCTGGCCGTCTCCATCAATGGCATCCCAATCAAAAATCACCTGCGACCGATTGGGAAAAACGCATAGACTGGCTGATGGAAGCACAGTTAAAAACCCTTGATCAAGCTCAGCGAAAAGCTTACTACGATGAAGTGCAGCTCATCATGAGCGAACAGCTCCCTTTTATTTACTTGGTTACGCCAAATACTTATTTCGGCATCAAAAATCGTTGGGCCAACGTCCAACTGCCCCCGAGCACGGGCAGCCCTGAATGGAACCTCGAGGCCTTTTATCTCACGCCGTAG
- a CDS encoding RNA methyltransferase, which translates to MPEVILLSDLKDKRIEPYLWMRRPREMRERGEFVAEGIKVVERLMAAQLEVKSLLVPLDAVPEIEALTRLYGYTHIKIYAAPKPQLEQMVGFPLYQGVMALACVPRAISLQELWENTTRPRLWIAIDGLTNAENVGVVVRNAAALGAQGLLVGKGSSSPWLRRAVRCSMGGVFALKIIEGVDLVQAAAWMRSCEMKSIAVEITPDAQPLWQLSAHKDVCLFFGQEVGGVKKDVLCAVDGKAYIPMSGNMTSINVANAVAVALYEVARQRQITTA; encoded by the coding sequence ATGCCTGAAGTTATTTTGCTTTCAGACCTCAAAGATAAACGCATCGAGCCTTATCTCTGGATGCGACGTCCTCGTGAAATGCGCGAGCGTGGCGAATTTGTGGCAGAGGGGATCAAGGTCGTCGAACGGCTTATGGCTGCACAGCTTGAGGTGAAGTCGCTCTTAGTCCCTCTGGATGCTGTGCCGGAAATCGAGGCGTTGACTCGGCTTTATGGCTACACTCACATAAAGATCTATGCTGCTCCGAAGCCACAACTAGAGCAGATGGTGGGATTCCCACTGTATCAAGGAGTGATGGCCTTAGCTTGTGTCCCGCGAGCAATCAGCCTTCAGGAGCTTTGGGAAAACACCACACGGCCTAGGTTATGGATAGCAATTGATGGATTGACAAATGCAGAAAACGTCGGAGTCGTCGTGCGCAACGCCGCAGCTCTAGGTGCACAAGGACTATTGGTGGGGAAGGGGAGCAGTAGCCCATGGCTGCGCCGTGCCGTGCGTTGCTCAATGGGTGGAGTTTTTGCTCTGAAAATAATCGAAGGCGTTGATCTCGTCCAGGCAGCCGCATGGATGCGCAGCTGTGAAATGAAAAGCATTGCCGTAGAGATTACACCGGACGCTCAACCCTTATGGCAACTCAGTGCGCACAAAGACGTCTGTTTGTTTTTTGGTCAAGAAGTCGGAGGCGTGAAGAAAGACGTTCTCTGCGCAGTGGATGGTAAAGCTTATATTCCGATGAGTGGTAATATGACTTCAATCAACGTTGCGAACGCTGTAGCGGTCGCTCTTTATGAGGTTGCAAGGCAGCGGCAGATAACTACGGCGTGA
- the carB gene encoding carbamoyl-phosphate synthase large subunit: MNASSHPDSIVSLLEQAKRHGFSDRQLSQIWQLPEETIRAARYRLGIIPAYRLVDTCAAEFEAATPYYYSSYDRDVDEVKVTDRPKIVILGGGPNRIGQGIEFDYCCVHAAFALRELGYETIMVNSNPETVSTDYDTSDKLFFEPLTLEDVLHIIKHEQPKGVIVQFGGQTPLNLAAGLREASVPIIGTSVESIERAEDRRLFAEMLDKLGLNQPPNGTATCEEEAISVAQRIGYPVLVRPSFVLGGRAMQIVYHPDDLRHYMRNAISVSPDRPVLIDRFLEEAIEVDVDCIADGEISVIGAIMQHIEQAGVHSGDSACVIPAPTLSKAMKNKIREATHAMAKELNVVGLMNVQFAIQGETLYVLEVNPRASRTVPFVSKAIGVPLAKLAAKIMVGHTLKDLGFTEEIEPSHYSVKEAVFPFSRFPGVDILLGPEMKSTGEVMGIDTDLGIAYAKAQMAASPALPTSGRVFISVRDEDKPHIISVAQSLHESGLKILATNGTAQALQQAGVPCESVYKLTEGRPNVLDRLKNGEIHLIINTPAGKTAREDEVKIRTTALQCKVPVMTTVAAARASAEAIRSMRSRPIQIRALQEYHPSETKIK, encoded by the coding sequence ATGAACGCGAGTTCTCATCCCGATTCTATTGTATCACTGCTGGAACAAGCCAAACGACACGGTTTCTCCGATCGGCAGCTTTCTCAAATTTGGCAGCTCCCCGAAGAGACAATCCGCGCAGCTCGCTACCGTCTCGGCATCATCCCAGCCTACCGCCTTGTAGACACTTGCGCCGCTGAATTTGAAGCTGCTACGCCCTATTACTACTCCAGCTATGATCGGGATGTAGACGAGGTAAAGGTAACCGATCGGCCTAAAATCGTAATTCTCGGCGGTGGCCCTAATCGCATCGGGCAAGGCATTGAGTTCGATTATTGCTGTGTGCACGCTGCGTTTGCCTTACGCGAGCTGGGCTACGAGACGATCATGGTGAACTCAAATCCTGAAACGGTCTCAACCGATTACGATACGAGCGACAAGCTTTTCTTCGAGCCTCTCACGCTTGAGGACGTTCTTCACATCATTAAACACGAACAGCCTAAAGGCGTGATCGTGCAATTTGGAGGGCAGACGCCGCTGAATCTTGCTGCTGGATTACGCGAGGCTAGCGTGCCGATTATAGGGACTTCCGTTGAGAGTATTGAGCGAGCAGAAGATCGTCGTCTCTTCGCAGAGATGCTGGACAAACTTGGATTAAATCAGCCCCCAAACGGCACAGCGACTTGCGAGGAGGAAGCCATTTCGGTGGCACAACGAATCGGTTATCCGGTCCTCGTTCGTCCCTCCTTTGTGCTGGGAGGACGTGCTATGCAGATTGTTTATCATCCCGATGATCTTCGCCATTACATGCGGAATGCGATCTCCGTCTCCCCTGATAGGCCGGTTTTAATCGATCGATTTTTGGAAGAGGCGATCGAAGTCGATGTGGATTGCATAGCAGATGGTGAAATTTCAGTGATAGGGGCAATTATGCAACACATTGAACAAGCTGGCGTTCACTCTGGAGACAGCGCATGCGTGATCCCAGCGCCCACGTTGTCAAAGGCGATGAAAAACAAAATCCGAGAGGCGACTCATGCGATGGCAAAGGAGCTGAATGTAGTTGGACTGATGAATGTGCAGTTTGCAATTCAAGGAGAGACGCTTTATGTGCTCGAGGTAAATCCACGTGCTTCACGGACTGTCCCTTTTGTAAGCAAGGCGATAGGTGTGCCGTTGGCAAAACTGGCCGCAAAGATCATGGTCGGCCACACCTTGAAGGACTTAGGTTTCACAGAGGAAATCGAACCCTCACACTACTCGGTAAAAGAAGCGGTCTTTCCATTTTCACGATTCCCAGGGGTGGATATTCTTCTCGGGCCGGAGATGAAATCCACAGGCGAGGTAATGGGGATTGATACCGATCTTGGTATCGCCTACGCCAAAGCACAGATGGCAGCTTCGCCTGCCCTGCCGACCTCGGGGCGTGTATTTATCAGCGTCCGAGATGAGGATAAACCGCACATTATTTCTGTGGCACAATCCCTACATGAGTCGGGCTTGAAAATCCTAGCGACCAATGGCACTGCACAAGCCCTTCAGCAAGCAGGAGTGCCCTGTGAAAGCGTCTATAAGCTCACCGAGGGACGCCCCAATGTGCTGGATCGTTTGAAAAATGGTGAAATTCATTTGATCATCAACACTCCAGCCGGAAAAACGGCACGGGAAGATGAAGTGAAAATTCGCACCACAGCGCTGCAATGCAAAGTGCCCGTGATGACTACCGTAGCTGCAGCTCGAGCGAGTGCTGAAGCTATTAGATCGATGCGTTCACGACCTATTCAAATTCGAGCCTTGCAAGAATATCACCCATCTGAAACAAAAATAAAGTAA
- the rpmF gene encoding 50S ribosomal protein L32 produces the protein MGVPKRKTSKARIRSRKAANAWRPPQLAIDKKTGEVILSHTVNPKTGQYKGRQVLSITAEG, from the coding sequence ATGGGAGTCCCCAAACGTAAAACATCCAAAGCCCGCATCCGCTCACGCAAAGCCGCCAACGCATGGCGACCGCCACAGTTAGCCATAGATAAGAAAACTGGAGAGGTCATCCTCTCGCACACCGTCAATCCCAAGACCGGTCAATACAAAGGTCGTCAAGTTCTCTCTATTACAGCTGAGGGTTGA
- the plsX gene encoding phosphate acyltransferase PlsX: MKIALDAMGGDFAPQHPIAGAIMALDAYDDLELILTGPEDLIQKELDRQPHHQFHRIEIVHTTQVIGMDESPIQAIRKKRDSSLTRAIELVDNGRAQAVVSAGNTGALFSAAHIKLRTLPGVDRPGLACVLPGRDKRFILIDAGANLEARPEHLFTYALMGSLYAREILGIRNPRIGLFSIGTEDIKGNELTLETHRLLKNSSLNFIGNLDGHEIFSDRCDVLIADAFVGNALLKTAESTFRAVGYWLKQSIQKKFIYKLGAFLARGAFRDLKLRADPDVFGGAILLGIDGLVLKAHGSASPLAIKNTIRLAMDFVSDHFNDHIVEEISKLKKESADNTTLEAEFKLQSE; this comes from the coding sequence ATGAAAATCGCCTTAGATGCTATGGGGGGTGATTTTGCACCCCAGCACCCCATCGCAGGAGCAATCATGGCTCTGGATGCGTATGACGACCTTGAGCTCATTCTCACCGGGCCTGAAGATCTCATACAAAAAGAACTCGATCGCCAGCCTCATCATCAATTTCACCGGATTGAGATTGTCCATACGACTCAAGTGATCGGGATGGACGAGTCCCCCATCCAAGCTATTCGGAAAAAACGCGACTCATCACTCACAAGAGCAATTGAACTAGTCGATAACGGACGCGCCCAAGCCGTCGTCTCTGCTGGGAATACTGGTGCCTTATTCTCTGCTGCCCACATTAAACTTCGCACACTACCCGGGGTAGATCGTCCTGGATTGGCCTGCGTGCTACCAGGACGAGACAAGCGTTTCATCCTGATAGATGCAGGAGCCAATCTCGAAGCCCGTCCGGAACACCTCTTCACATATGCCCTAATGGGAAGCCTCTACGCCCGCGAAATCCTCGGCATCCGCAATCCAAGGATCGGCCTTTTCTCCATCGGCACAGAAGACATAAAAGGGAACGAATTAACCCTTGAAACCCACCGACTCCTGAAAAACTCCAGCCTCAACTTTATCGGCAACCTTGACGGTCATGAAATTTTCTCTGATCGCTGCGACGTGCTCATTGCCGATGCCTTCGTTGGCAATGCCTTACTCAAAACAGCCGAAAGCACTTTCCGAGCCGTAGGCTACTGGCTCAAACAATCCATCCAAAAAAAATTCATTTACAAACTCGGCGCCTTCCTCGCCCGCGGTGCATTTCGCGACCTAAAACTACGTGCTGACCCTGATGTCTTTGGCGGCGCTATTCTTTTAGGCATCGATGGCCTTGTCCTAAAAGCCCACGGCTCCGCTTCCCCACTGGCTATTAAAAATACGATCCGTCTAGCCATGGATTTCGTCAGTGACCACTTTAACGACCACATCGTCGAAGAAATTTCCAAGCTAAAAAAAGAATCGGCGGACAACACAACGCTCGAAGCAGAGTTCAAACTCCAATCCGAATGA
- a CDS encoding D-alanyl-D-alanine carboxypeptidase codes for MHKTIYGALLATLALILPMHAEFNPLDNVKAGATLLFDVKTRSILYARNIHTPFPPASTTKIMTALVAYEANRGLHGNVTITKADTQVVPTYIPLIAGETVPLRTLVRALLISSSNDAALAIARHIAGSVPAFVNMMNQKARQIGCSRTHFVNPHGLHAEGQVTTASDLLIIFQHALRYPELREIMTTNGFYLQTRAGRRYMKNHNLLLGRYYGMGPAKTGWTRASRHTYAASATRSGRELHLIILYSPNKWHDAQELFDFGFFRTLGTSVPQYTYYNQYARPHTAAYTRRPSTESLAPNRPSMAQQKIKIEVLP; via the coding sequence ATGCACAAAACAATCTATGGGGCGTTGCTAGCAACCTTGGCGCTCATATTACCCATGCATGCAGAATTTAACCCCCTAGACAATGTCAAGGCCGGCGCCACTTTACTCTTTGACGTTAAAACACGAAGTATCCTCTACGCGAGAAACATCCACACCCCGTTCCCGCCCGCCAGCACAACAAAAATCATGACCGCCCTCGTAGCATACGAAGCCAACCGCGGCCTTCATGGAAACGTCACTATCACAAAAGCCGACACCCAGGTGGTTCCAACATACATTCCACTAATAGCAGGAGAGACAGTCCCTCTTCGCACTCTCGTCCGCGCCCTGCTTATCAGTTCCAGTAACGATGCTGCACTAGCAATCGCTCGCCACATTGCAGGTAGCGTCCCTGCATTCGTAAATATGATGAATCAGAAGGCTCGTCAAATTGGCTGCTCACGCACGCACTTTGTTAATCCACACGGCCTTCATGCAGAAGGGCAAGTGACCACAGCATCAGACCTACTCATTATATTCCAGCATGCCTTGCGTTACCCTGAGCTTAGAGAAATAATGACCACCAATGGTTTTTATCTACAAACTCGGGCCGGACGACGCTACATGAAAAACCACAACTTACTTCTCGGTCGCTACTATGGCATGGGCCCAGCCAAGACCGGCTGGACTCGCGCCTCTCGCCATACCTACGCCGCTTCAGCAACACGGTCAGGACGCGAACTTCACCTGATTATCCTCTATAGCCCCAATAAATGGCATGATGCACAAGAGCTTTTTGACTTTGGCTTCTTCCGCACTTTAGGCACCTCAGTTCCACAATATACCTACTACAATCAATATGCGCGCCCACACACGGCCGCATATACACGTCGCCCCTCGACAGAATCTCTAGCACCTAACAGGCCCTCCATGGCTCAGCAAAAAATCAAAATCGAAGTCTTGCCTTGA
- a CDS encoding insulinase family protein, whose translation MHSILITMQFQEIFPHHLPNGATLLFLRETSAPLVSIQYWIPTGSLHEGEWLGSGLSHLVEHLIFKGTATRNSTQLALEIQDIGGHLNAYTSYDRTVYHVDLPSHHVVKALDVLTDAILNPVFPANEFESEKDVIRREFAMGEDNPDNQFWKLALATTFSHHPIRHPIIGQLDLFNRLTREHVLSYFDKRYAPQNLTLVIVGDIVPETLIPHLEQTLGKAPRRLSPDISLAPEPRQIAPRQAKRHFPTDLARVAFLYPIPGFDHTDMPALELLAMLAGEGLSAWLHRSLVEDLGLAEEINAFTYAPCDIGVWGAEAYCLPHQQDELIPKLREILYQLASRPLSTHDLTRIKNQALAQHYHQLRTMHGQAAAIGQGWLLARDPALSYRYLQKLSTVTPDLIREVAQKYLHPDQENLVILTPAPSASTPSTFSKQTTTPQPHTAQSNAIFHPSPPHIRIPEPRLPLYGLHFTLLGALLSESPEQAGLARLTARSWIKSTQRRSAADLAQAVEFLGGHLHSTTGNNATTISIEGLSEHSQLLTELFAEILLEPEFKPEEIETEKRKQLAEIAAEMDNPLNVARKKSRALLYPDHPYARSPLGTAETVANFSPAHVVAFSSQLRSRTPWILALHGPTDLNPDLSWLSPLPTYPDPSSSPLHHLTPAPLTHSKTLHNYHEKDQAVLVLAFPTVPLTSPLKPIFDLTSEALSDLGSRLYQKIREELGLAYYVGASQFTGLTAGHFAFYLGTAPERLQEVLEILKNEITLLAEKGLSEAELQRSRSKLISLHTMEMQNASSIAHQATLNYLYGLGYDFHTRRIEQLESITLDSLNATVAEYLHPTRPYVTVSLSPLNPKNPLS comes from the coding sequence TTGCATTCCATACTTATCACCATGCAATTCCAAGAAATTTTCCCTCACCACTTGCCTAACGGCGCTACATTACTTTTCCTAAGAGAAACTTCAGCCCCTCTCGTCTCCATTCAATACTGGATTCCCACTGGAAGCCTTCACGAAGGGGAATGGCTCGGCAGCGGTTTATCACACTTAGTCGAGCATTTGATTTTCAAAGGCACTGCTACTCGCAACAGCACACAGCTTGCCCTCGAGATCCAAGACATCGGCGGCCACTTAAACGCCTACACCTCTTACGACCGCACCGTCTACCACGTAGACTTGCCTTCCCATCATGTCGTGAAAGCATTGGATGTTCTCACCGACGCAATCCTAAATCCCGTTTTCCCTGCAAATGAATTTGAATCGGAAAAAGATGTTATTCGCCGCGAATTCGCCATGGGAGAGGATAACCCCGATAACCAATTCTGGAAGCTCGCTCTCGCCACCACCTTTTCCCATCACCCGATTCGCCACCCCATCATTGGTCAACTCGACCTCTTCAATCGCCTGACGCGCGAGCACGTTCTAAGTTACTTTGATAAACGCTACGCTCCCCAAAATCTCACCCTAGTGATTGTCGGAGACATTGTCCCTGAAACACTTATTCCACACCTTGAGCAGACCCTAGGAAAAGCTCCTCGGCGTCTATCGCCCGATATTTCCTTAGCTCCAGAGCCACGGCAAATCGCACCTCGACAGGCCAAACGTCACTTCCCTACAGACCTTGCTCGCGTCGCTTTCCTTTATCCAATTCCCGGCTTTGATCATACAGACATGCCAGCACTAGAGCTTTTGGCGATGCTAGCTGGAGAAGGTCTCAGCGCCTGGTTGCACAGAAGCCTCGTCGAAGATCTAGGTCTAGCTGAAGAGATAAACGCTTTCACTTACGCCCCCTGCGACATCGGTGTCTGGGGTGCAGAAGCCTACTGTCTCCCTCACCAACAAGACGAGCTCATCCCGAAGCTTCGAGAAATCCTCTACCAACTAGCCTCTCGCCCACTTTCTACACACGATCTCACTCGCATAAAAAATCAAGCTCTGGCTCAACACTACCACCAACTCCGCACCATGCACGGTCAAGCCGCCGCCATCGGCCAAGGATGGCTCTTGGCAAGAGATCCAGCCCTCTCCTATCGCTATCTACAAAAACTCTCTACCGTCACCCCTGATCTCATCCGCGAGGTCGCCCAAAAATACCTTCACCCCGACCAAGAAAATCTCGTTATCTTAACTCCTGCCCCCTCAGCCTCCACCCCGTCCACATTTTCAAAACAAACCACTACTCCACAGCCTCATACCGCTCAATCCAATGCTATTTTCCATCCTAGCCCCCCTCACATTCGGATCCCAGAACCACGCTTGCCACTATACGGCCTACATTTCACACTGCTAGGTGCTTTACTCTCCGAATCTCCTGAACAAGCCGGTCTAGCCCGCCTCACAGCCCGCTCATGGATAAAATCCACGCAGCGCCGCTCGGCTGCTGATCTCGCTCAAGCCGTCGAATTTCTCGGCGGCCACCTCCACAGCACTACTGGGAATAACGCTACCACCATTTCCATCGAAGGCCTCAGCGAGCATAGCCAATTATTAACTGAATTATTCGCTGAAATTCTACTCGAGCCAGAATTTAAGCCTGAAGAAATCGAGACAGAAAAACGCAAACAGCTCGCAGAAATTGCCGCCGAAATGGATAACCCCTTAAATGTCGCTCGCAAAAAATCACGTGCTCTTCTTTATCCCGATCATCCTTATGCCCGATCTCCACTCGGCACAGCAGAGACAGTCGCAAATTTTTCTCCTGCACACGTCGTAGCATTCAGTTCACAACTCCGCTCCCGCACCCCATGGATTCTCGCCCTACACGGGCCTACTGATTTAAATCCCGATTTATCGTGGCTTTCACCCCTGCCCACCTATCCAGATCCTTCATCAAGCCCTCTCCATCACCTTACTCCAGCTCCCCTTACTCATTCTAAGACCCTTCACAACTATCATGAAAAAGATCAAGCTGTTCTCGTCCTAGCATTTCCCACAGTCCCTTTGACGAGTCCGCTAAAACCAATCTTTGACCTCACCTCTGAAGCCTTATCCGATCTCGGATCTAGACTCTACCAAAAAATTCGAGAAGAACTCGGGCTTGCCTACTACGTCGGTGCCTCACAATTCACCGGCCTCACCGCCGGACACTTCGCCTTTTATCTAGGCACAGCCCCCGAGCGTTTGCAGGAGGTTCTCGAAATATTGAAAAACGAAATCACGCTCCTAGCAGAAAAAGGCCTCTCAGAGGCCGAGCTTCAACGGTCACGCTCAAAATTAATTTCACTTCACACCATGGAAATGCAAAATGCATCCAGCATCGCCCATCAAGCCACGTTGAATTATCTATACGGACTCGGCTACGATTTTCACACTCGACGCATAGAGCAGCTTGAATCCATCACCCTCGATTCTCTCAACGCTACTGTTGCTGAATATCTTCACCCCACGCGACCTTACGTGACTGTCTCGCTTTCACCCTTAAATCCGAAGAATCCCCTTTCCTAG